One genomic region from Phaenicophaeus curvirostris isolate KB17595 chromosome 33, BPBGC_Pcur_1.0, whole genome shotgun sequence encodes:
- the LOC138732508 gene encoding olfactory receptor 14A16-like encodes MSNSSSITQFLLLAFADTRELQLLHFWLFLGIYLAALLGNGLIIITIVCDHHLHTPMYFFLLNLSLLDLGSISTTVPKSMNNSLWDTRAISYTGCVAQVLLLVFFFSVEYFLLTIMAYDRYVAICKPLHYGTLLGTRACVHMAAAAWGAGFLTALLHTASTFSLPLCQGNAVDQFFCEIPHILKLSCLHSYFREVCFIVVSVSVEFFCFVYTVVSYVQIFRAVLRIPSEQGRHKAFSTCLPHLAVVSLFLSTTAFVYLKPPSISSPSLDLVVSVQYSMVPPALNPLIYSFRNQQLKDAVWKRLTGWFSEAMNCSSASA; translated from the coding sequence atgtccaacagcagctccatcacccagttcctcctcctggcatttgcagacacacgggagctgcagctcttgcacttctggctcttcctgggcatctacctggctgccctcctgggcaacggcctcatcatcatcacgATCGTCtgtgaccaccacctccacacccccatgtacttcttcctcctcaacctctccCTCCTTGACCTGGGCTCCATCTCTACCACTGTCCCTAAATCCATGAATAACTCCCTTTGGGATACAAGGGCCATCTCCTACACAGGATGTGTTGCCCAAGTCCTTCtgcttgtcttctttttttcagtagagTATTTTCTTCTGACCATCATGGCCTAtgaccgctacgttgccatctgcaaacccctgcactacgggaccctcctgggcaccagagcttgtgtccacatggcagcagctgcctggggcgctgggtttctcactgctctgctgcacacggccagtacattttccctgcccctctgccagggcaatgctgtggaccagttcttctgCGAAATTCCCCacatcctcaagctctcctgcttgCACTCCTATTTCAGGGAAGTTTGTTTTATTGTGGTCAGTGTCTCAGtagaatttttctgttttgtttacactgtggtgtcctatgtgcagatcttcagggctgtgctgaggatcccctctGAGCAGGGGCGGCACAAAGCCTTTTCCacctgcctccctcacctggctgtggtctccctgtttctcagcactACAGCATTTGTCTACCTGAAgcctccctccatctcctctccatccctggaccTTGTGGTGTCAGTTCAGTACTCCATGGTGCCTCCAGCgctgaaccccctcatctacagttttaggaaccagcagctcaaggatgcagtgtggaaacGGTTAACTGGATGGTTCTCTGAAGCAATGAACTGCTCATCAGCTTCTGCATAG
- the LOC138732507 gene encoding olfactory receptor 14A16-like: MTNGSSITQFLLLAFTETRELQLLHFWLFLGIYLAALLGNGLIIITIACDHHLHTPMYFFLFNLSLLDLGSISTTVPKSMANSLWDNRAISYIGCVAQVFFLFFFSSAEYFLLTIMSYDRYVAICKPLHYGTLLSTRACVHMAAAAWGAGFLNALLHTANTFSLPLCQGNVVEQFFCEIPHILKLSCSHSHLGESGYLGVSAALAFGCFVFIVVSYVQIFRAVLRIPLEQGWHKAFSTCLPHLAVVSLFVSTAMFANLKSPSISFPILDLVVSLLYSVIPPTLNPLIYSLRNQQLKDAASKLMAGFFKHH; this comes from the coding sequence atgacCAAtggcagctccatcacccagttcctcctcctggcattcacAGaaacacgggagctgcagctcttgcacttctggctcttcctgggcatctacctggctgccctcctgggcaacggcctcatcatcatcaccatcgcctgtgaccatcacctccacacccccatgtacttcttcctcttcaACCTCTCCCTCCTCGACCTGggatccatctccaccaccGTCCCAAAATCtatggccaattccctctgggacaACAGGGCCATCTCCTACATAGGATGTGTTGCCCaagtcttctttttatttttcttttcttcagcagagTATTTTCTCCTCACCATCATGTCCTACGATCGCTatgttgccatctgcaaacccctgcactacgggaccctcctgagcaccagagcttgtgtccacatggcagcagctgcctggggcgctgggtttctcaatgctctgctgcacacggccaacacattttccctgcccctctgccagggcaatgtTGTGgaacagttcttctgtgaaatccctcacatcctcaagctctcctgctcacactcccaCCTTGGAGAATCTGGGTATCTTGGTGTTAGTGCCGCTTTagcttttggctgttttgttttcattgtggtgtcttatgtgcagatcttcagggccgtGCTGAGGATCCCCTTGGAGCAGGGAtggcacaaagccttctccacgtgcctccctcacctggctgtggtctccctgtttgTCAGCACTGCCATGTTTGCTAACCTGAAAtctccctccatctccttcccaaTCCTGGATCTGGTGGTATCGCTTTTGTACTCAGTGATACCTCCAAcattgaaccccctcatctacagcttaaggaaccagcagctcaaggatgcagcGTCTAAACTCATGGCTGGATTTTTTAAGCATCACTGA